The sequence tacgtccacgggggtgaaAGGATGATATTATTACTTCTTTTAAGTTACAATGAAGATGGCTCTCAACAATACTTAGTCTCTCTCCTTAGTCACTTACAAATCACTTGTTTTTCTCTCAATGCAAGGGTCTATATTTATAGGCTAAAATGTTCATAGAATGAAGTTACAGTGTGGGTCACATTCTATCCGTCTTGATGGTCCTGTCGGGTGATTGTTAATGCCTCCTCCCGATACTTACTACTTGATCTCGTATCATTCCGATGAGTATGCCTCCCGATATGTCTCTCCTTTCCGATCACGTTCCTTCCCAATATTAATGGTCCAATATTCCTCGATCCGATATCGCCATTCTACCCGACCTGAACCTGTTATCCTCTGCTCCTAGCCCTACTATGATTAGACTCTTATGATCCTCACGCATTCCTTGTCAGTGCATTTAATGCCTTGATTCCCGATACACATCTTTCCATCATATCTGATTCTCTACTTTACACGTTCCCGACCCACGTACACTTGGTAGATATCTCGTTTCTTGTGTTGGTGTTATAGACGATGATTCAGTGCTTTGCTTTGTATCGTCTCTGGTGAGTCGTTATCCGAAATTATGCCACGTACACTTGTCAGTTATTTGCTACTACAATAGTACAATGATAaaagggtacattatttatatgtccctacttttgacacccaataaatatatccttatacaacaataaatgtgtccctactttttaatgaccttatccatttaaaattagattaccttaataccctcacccatataatatttttctttatttcaaaaatggaacaaatttcttcctctcccacttcaccaccaccactagcaccaccaccaccaacattcaactaccattccaccaccaccgttcaacaaccaccacctaccaaccgtcacgaccactaatattccaccaccactccttcaccatcaccattacaccaccaacagtccttcaccaccactagtccgtcgcagccaccaccactagttcgtcgccgccaccaccaccgtcaccgccaccaccactggttcagatatttttgtatcaacaacaatagttgatccaaataaaaatagaaccaacagtaggagttgatccaatttaggggatcaacaacggtagttgatccaaaacaaaatggatcaacagtagaagttgatccaatttaggggacaAACAGtggttgttgatcccctaaattggatcaacaatgaaagttgacccatgtaaatggagtgaacttggcatgagtcgaacacgcatcatctgacatggagtcagtcatgctaccattgcaccacaagttcaacattggatgaaatttacatgatttaaactacaagcatgatttaaactacaagcatgattatacttatccaaggaaatatcgtcaacaataggagttgaaaggatcaacaacagtagttgatcccataaaaaattgggtcaacaacaggagttgatccaatagatggatcaacaacagtagttgatcccataaaaaattgggtcaacaaccgtagttgatcccgTAGATTGGGTCAAaaacaacaattgatcccataaaaacacataaacaacaacaattgatcatcacatgtagcttcataaacaacaacaacttcattttcttcattgcAGTAGCCACCAACATCATCTTCTGCTTGCTATATTTCAGCCGCACCAAACAACACTGCAACACACAGATTTACAACACCATTCAAAGCAACATTTGTCACtgccctaacattcatctaattgtGAATCTGCACAACAGACCCATTCTTCCACCAActgcagtttcagatccaccaacaaaaccatcaaaccACCATCTATAATCCATAACAGCAACCACCACTGTCTGCTCTGAAGCTTTAACACCAATTCGAACCATTTGAACCAATTGAGCAGATCCCAAATCCTGAATCAAATTTCCATCTCGTCAGATCTGATTTAAACCTTGCTAGTAATTGGTTCGAAATCAACAAATCTCGAGCTCAAAATCACCGAATATGAATCTTTAACTCAAAGTCCACTCGAAATCTGAATCTGAACTCGAAACCACCAAATCGAAAACTGAAAATCAAATCGATCTTTGGATCTGGCTTGAAATCAGTTAAAATCGAACACAAATCGTGGTAGATTTTTTGATACTAGCGGTGGACGTaatagtggtggtggtgctagttgtGGTGGCGGCGATAGAAAGCTTGGTGGTGATGGGGGCGATTGAGAAGATGATGGTGAGGGAGATgagttctttttctttcttctgctatTACAATTGAGAAGAACGAAGTAAGACGAAAGGCTATATAAGAAAATATGACAATTAtatttttaaagaaaattttAATTATGCCATCAGGGACATTTATAAAGTCTGTTAGAGATATTTGTGAATGCCCACTAAAAatagggacaataattcaatttccacatGATAAAATCATTGATGATGATATCATTAATCCGAGTTCGAAAATCGCTAACACCAATTTGcgggtctcaaaaaaaaaaaaaaaccttgctgaaattttcctcggatgcatgaGTTGAGAATAATCTATTTATACGGTACGCCGTACGCGTTAACAATGCGAGGGTTTTAATGTCATTTTTACTTCAGCCACGTTGTCACAAGTCATCAAAATCAGATAATATTAAAATTAATAAGAAACTATAGTACGCCGAATTTTATAACGTACGCAGTGTAGCGTTACGATATAAACGTATTCGATTTCATCTCTATTATTCACAGCAATTTTCTTTTCTGAGGACCAAGAGATCAAATTTTGATTATCAAAACCCTCAAATTACTCAAACCCAATATATTTCTAGGGTTCTCTTCTTCAATTAGATCCAAGTCATGATTTTTACATAAAGGTAAGACCTTTCTTCATTATTAATCTCCGAAAAAACCCCGAaatgaattagggtttttcaaTTCAGGATCTGAAACTTGAAATTGAGGTTTTCAGTTGAAGTATTAGGACCTTACGAGTTGAGGGTTTTgtcaatttatatatatttttttgatgcAATAGTTTGATTTTTAAGAAAAATGGGTGATGAAGAAGGGAATAGTAATAGAAACACTAATAGAAGAATGGATTTGAATCTATATTTAGGTCTACCACTTCGCATGACAGAACCTGATCTTGGTTCAGATCTTGCTTTAAATTCATTACCTGTATCAGCTTCAGAAATGTCTAGTACTTCTCATTCAGAATCATATCCACCTACCGTACAAGAACAAGAAGCCCCAGAAACCCTAAATGATGAATTCTTTGACGATCCATTTCTTCCATCTTTTTTACCTTCATTTGCTTCACCTGCTGTTCAAGATAGTACTGAAGGTGTTCTTAATGAAGGTAGTAATAGTAATGATGCGGCTGAGTATGTACCATACTCACTGTCTTCTTATGCTCCAGTTTCCTTATCTACAACGCCTGCTGTCCAAGATAGTGAATCACTTGCTCAACGACCAAGTGTTCCTCATGTTCCTTATGTACCTGGTTCACCCACAGCTAGGGCTCGTCGCAGAAATGATTCATCATTGCAAGCAGTTACAGGTTTTGCTCCATACAGACCTGACAATACGCCAAGGAGGAGTTCGTTGGATCATGATGGTCTGGATAGACCGAGGCTGCTTCAGAGTCCAGAAGTTAGGATTCGaagattgattgattcaaaccgGCGTTTGTTTGTTAGGAGGTTAAGGGCAACTGTTCCAGATGATTTGGTGGAATCTGATGGTCTAGAGGGTTTTTTGCCAGTTACAGATGATGGTGGTTTGCGTGATAGAGTAGTGTCAGATCCGTTGAATGAAACAAGTGGTGAAGGTCAGAAAAAGAGTGAGGAGAATGTGGGTGGGGAGGGTTTAGAAGAGAAGGGGACTGAGGATCAGAATAATGGAGCTGCTAACTTTGATTGTAATGTATGTTTGGATGTGGCGAAAGAACCTGTTGTCACTTCATGTGGGCATTTGTTCTGCTGGCCTTGTTTATATCAATGGCTTCATCTTCACAGTGATCATAAAGAATGTCCTGTGTGTAAAGGTGAGGTAATGGAATCAAATATCACACCTATATATGGACGAGGTAGTTCTGAAATGGATGAGAAGAAAGAGGGTGGAGAGGAAAACTCGGGTTTAAAAATTCCCCCAAGACCATGTGGGCGTCGGTTGGAAGGATTTAGGCAGAGAATTCGGAGACCAGTTGGTCCATTTAGGTTTGTTGTGGGCGAAGATACACAAAATGGAGAAGAAGGGCCAGATGAGCCTAGTGTCCATGGGATTTTTAATGGAGCTAACAGTAGAGTTCTTACAAGACTTTTGGCAGCTCGTAGACGTAGGGAAGATAGTTCGGAGCATGCAATGAATGCTGGTGGAAGTGGGTCTTCTGGAAGCGCAAATGAGGCGGCTTTAAATCCCACAGAAAGCAGTCATCAACCATCTGGTGTGCTTCATGGAGGTGGGTCACGCAGTACTCCATCAGCTCTTGCACGCCGTGTAACAGGGTTATTGCCAAGGTATGCGTTATACAGTTTCCATTCTGATAGATTTGCAGAAATTGCTTCTGAGCTGTCTAATGTGGTGGTAAGGATGGGAAACAATAGTGAGAGTAATTCTGGTGCTTCTGTGAATCCTCGAGAGGTTCGAGGAACTTCAGAAACCACAGCGGCTACAGATCAAGCTTCTGCCTCCAGCACCGTTGCTGTAATACAAGGCGATAATAGAGGTCAAATTGATGCTCCTGCAGAGCCAAGCAGCGTGGGTTCATCTCGAACCCTTAGGCGCCGACGAAGAAACGCTGTATCTGGTTCTTTAGATGTGGATGGAGAAGTTAATACTGTTCGTAAACGAAGAAGGCTGAATTAGGTTCTTAGAGTTACGACTAAAAAATGATAATCAGAAGGATACAGTTTAGACCCTTCGTTTTGTAATATGATTTTTGTGTTGATATCTTGAAAGAGGAATATATGAAATTTGAGCATCAAAATAACAATATGTCCAATGAGGATATATTTTTTGGTTACAATTTGTCGCGTTGAGATTGCAGAAGTACCAAGGACAGCAATTGGTCTTGTTGAAATTGACGTTAACTATTGCTCCTTGCTTATCGAGTGGGTCTTAATCCAGTCACTGTTGAGCGAGATAAGGGTATGAAATCCTCTCGTGATTGTGATGGTGATGGCCAAGGTGAGCATTGTTCTACTGAATCTCATCTCTCTATTCAGAAGTGATCAAGATGTAACTCTAGAGTTTACTAGAGTTAATCTTCTTACTGCTGATCCTTCTGTAATTCCTGCTGATGTTGCCTTTGCTGCTCTCAGTTCTTCTGAAAAGAAGTaaagttttttttattaaacctctttctgagtttgagtttactttcatgttatttgagcTTTTTGTGTTTGTGGTAGGTAAGACTTTAGTTTTGAGAAATGCTAACAAGCAGTGCCGATAGTGTACTACTTGGTGCAAACTCCTCAGCAAGCAGTACATTGCGGGCATAGGGGAATTCAAATTATCATGTTAATATGTTATATTGATCTATAACCTCAAAATTTATTCATCCTCCTTTTGTTTGGGCCTTGGGGTACATGCAGGATTTATGGGCATTGAAAATGTCATGTATGTTGAGATCTGTAACTGTAAATGGTTAATCTAGCTGCTACTTCAGGGGTCTGGGTATGTATTATTGTTCTCTTTGCATTTGATTGTGAATTGGGCTTTTGCTAAAGCTGTGTGGAGAGGAATAGCTTTTATCTCAAGTTTACACTATTAGACGAATGATAGTATTAGTAACTGGACTCATAATGTGCTGAATACTGATTTTGACCTATTAGGATTAGTATGTGATGATCATGGTAGTACAGGTGTAGGAGGGTTGATAACCTGAAACCAGATTCTATAAAACTCATTAACACAATTCAAAAGGATCCTGTTCAATAAAACACTCAGAAAAATGGAAGAAATCAAGACATAATAGATAATGTTATACTGATCATCCTTTTTGCAGTTTTCATCCTACTCATGAATGCATGGATATCTATGGATATTACAGGTTGTGTGATGCCTCTTGTGTTTAATCTCGAATCAGGTTTTCTTTGGATATGGATCATCTTAAATGTCACATTCATTTAATTGAAGGAATATGGAAAGATGTTCTAGATCTTGAAGCTGGTAGGTGGGTTGAAGACTTGAAAATAGATGTTGTTGCTATTTAGAAGATAACAAAAGAATTATAAATGAGTTGTGCAGCTACGGAGCTTTGGACTGGAGCTGTCAGTTGACTTTGGATAGTTTTAAAGGTTTGGCTGAAGACCTTATAGAAATTGGAGTCAGCTCTGCTGGTAGATTACCTGATAAATTAGCTGAAGCATGTTAGGAGAAACTATATTAGTAAAACTCTGCTGACATGGGATCTGGGAAGCATCAACACGAGATGCGGACACGGTATGATGCAGATACAGAGACGGcacaatttcaaaaaaaaaagtgtaggGTGCGAGCACGTCACTGATTTAGTGATATTTTCCACTAGAGTAGATACTATTTCTTATAATTCTAACAAATTGCTGGCGAACAGAAATTTTGTGAAGGAATAACCACATAGTCTAGTGAAAAAACTTGTATGTTCAGTATTTGGGCATTATTAGTACAGATTAACACTAAAATTGTGGATGGCATGAGTAAGTGATGTCACCGATTTGTCCATGGTGTGTCTTTGCACGT comes from Papaver somniferum cultivar HN1 chromosome 7, ASM357369v1, whole genome shotgun sequence and encodes:
- the LOC113295082 gene encoding uncharacterized protein LOC113295082; its protein translation is MGDEEGNSNRNTNRRMDLNLYLGLPLRMTEPDLGSDLALNSLPVSASEMSSTSHSESYPPTVQEQEAPETLNDEFFDDPFLPSFLPSFASPAVQDSTEGVLNEGSNSNDAAEYVPYSLSSYAPVSLSTTPAVQDSESLAQRPSVPHVPYVPGSPTARARRRNDSSLQAVTGFAPYRPDNTPRRSSLDHDGLDRPRLLQSPEVRIRRLIDSNRRLFVRRLRATVPDDLVESDGLEGFLPVTDDGGLRDRVVSDPLNETSGEGQKKSEENVGGEGLEEKGTEDQNNGAANFDCNVCLDVAKEPVVTSCGHLFCWPCLYQWLHLHSDHKECPVCKGEVMESNITPIYGRGSSEMDEKKEGGEENSGLKIPPRPCGRRLEGFRQRIRRPVGPFRFVVGEDTQNGEEGPDEPSVHGIFNGANSRVLTRLLAARRRREDSSEHAMNAGGSGSSGSANEAALNPTESSHQPSGVLHGGGSRSTPSALARRVTGLLPRYALYSFHSDRFAEIASELSNVVVRMGNNSESNSGASVNPREVRGTSETTAATDQASASSTVAVIQGDNRGQIDAPAEPSSVGSSRTLRRRRRNAVSGSLDVDGEVNTVRKRRRLN